One window of Staphylococcus chromogenes genomic DNA carries:
- a CDS encoding coagulase domain-containing protein: MKKKLLVLSASAILASNFIFDNNASAVVKKTEHESETLKMVGNRSDSVTREKYEDNFKLLTQNLSLNEHGGYDELEYKDAYQKYQDRFLAELDAFNKLILKGHPSNGGMTVEKYNNIRKSLEQNKQDFMSGAAKIENEHKDLKRFDDDKFDKGLDLIYNLEDQALMSARAFGGNAYKDAREDLYAKLDLIVGTTPEERRDKLPTNQRMLDEMSGNLETIIDEFFKDIKLERPVKIEPLTKENKDNLDVLKKVSEDAQKAKEDARFRDPNVELRAKKAEESLAKITENSRKAKAEANKKAKEKSMKKESYKDNPKAFPHKQLKQHHDSKNELVIKEPTQQLPAYTVTTERQTQPVLKQKQREETFTLPMAPRQSQQPALKGMSGESNHVTTDADSKPSNQYGGNGNLIEFTEDTTPKAKGANNQKQTTTEDTTPEVKETITESNVVDIDQSSFYQKSGYKYGYSESDTSGYTDRDKRAIKRNLVREAEEKVNQYVNSHSAQDLVAAREKVKTLDPAQQARLNKQIDKIYNGQY, encoded by the coding sequence ATGAAAAAGAAATTATTAGTATTATCAGCAAGCGCAATTTTAGCGTCTAATTTTATATTTGATAACAATGCAAGTGCAGTGGTGAAGAAGACTGAACACGAGTCTGAGACTTTAAAAATGGTAGGAAATAGAAGTGATAGTGTTACTAGGGAAAAGTACGAAGATAACTTTAAATTACTAACTCAAAATTTATCATTAAATGAACATGGCGGTTATGATGAATTAGAATATAAAGATGCATATCAAAAATATCAAGATAGATTTTTAGCGGAATTAGATGCATTTAATAAACTTATTCTAAAAGGACACCCTTCTAATGGTGGAATGACAGTTGAAAAATATAATAACATTCGTAAGTCATTAGAACAAAATAAACAAGATTTTATGAGTGGAGCTGCTAAAATTGAAAATGAACATAAAGATTTAAAAAGATTTGATGATGATAAGTTCGATAAAGGTCTTGATTTAATATATAATCTGGAAGATCAAGCTTTAATGTCAGCTAGAGCATTCGGAGGAAATGCATACAAAGATGCAAGAGAAGATTTATATGCAAAATTAGATTTGATAGTTGGTACTACTCCTGAAGAACGTAGAGATAAGTTACCAACTAATCAAAGAATGTTAGACGAAATGAGTGGCAATCTGGAAACGATAATTGATGAATTTTTTAAAGATATTAAATTAGAAAGGCCAGTTAAAATAGAGCCATTAACTAAAGAAAATAAAGACAACTTAGATGTTCTTAAAAAAGTTAGTGAAGACGCTCAAAAAGCAAAAGAAGATGCACGTTTTAGAGATCCTAACGTAGAATTACGAGCAAAGAAAGCTGAGGAAAGTTTAGCTAAAATCACTGAAAACTCTAGAAAAGCCAAAGCTGAAGCTAATAAAAAGGCTAAAGAGAAATCAATGAAAAAGGAATCATATAAAGATAATCCGAAAGCTTTTCCTCATAAACAATTAAAGCAACATCATGATTCAAAAAATGAACTTGTGATTAAAGAACCGACACAACAGCTTCCGGCTTATACGGTAACGACTGAAAGACAAACACAACCTGTATTAAAACAAAAACAACGTGAAGAAACATTTACTTTACCTATGGCACCGCGTCAAAGTCAACAACCTGCATTAAAAGGGATGAGTGGTGAATCAAACCATGTGACAACGGACGCTGACTCTAAACCGTCAAATCAATATGGTGGAAACGGTAACTTAATTGAATTTACTGAAGATACAACACCTAAGGCAAAGGGTGCAAACAACCAAAAACAAACAACAACTGAAGACACTACGCCCGAAGTTAAAGAAACCATTACAGAATCAAACGTTGTAGATATTGATCAATCTTCTTTCTATCAAAAATCAGGCTATAAATATGGTTACAGCGAAAGTGATACTTCTGGTTACACTGATCGTGACAAACGAGCAATTAAGCGTAACCTTGTAAGAGAAGCAGAAGAAAAAGTGAATCAATATGTGAACTCACATTCTGCACAAGATCTTGTGGCTGCACGTGAAAAAGTAAAAACGTTAGACCCAGCGCAACAAGCTCGCTTAAATAAACAAATTGATAAAATCTATAACGGCCAATATTAA